DNA sequence from the Thunnus maccoyii chromosome 7, fThuMac1.1, whole genome shotgun sequence genome:
TGTTTGATCATAATTTATTTGTGACCGTCAGGAGGGCAAGGAAGGGCCTCTGCAAAAGATGCACAGGAATAACTGACGTTTATGCCTTGGCAGTGTACCTCCTACACCAACAGAAGAAGACAGTCCCTGTCCAGGAGACCAGGAGGGTTGGAGTGGGTTGACAGGTCAGGGTAGCAGGCAGTACCAGGGTTTTGCTAGCCCAGTTGATTCCTGTGCCCATGTTCGAGCTTACCAATCCTGATTCAGTTGTATAGTCAGATCACCATGCTCAGGCGGTTGTGATGAGGTTAGACTAGTTTGGTATTAATGTTTCTGAATTGTGCCAAACTGACATTGATTCTGAACTACCCAAGGAACAGACCAGCCTGGTTGCCAGAACAAAATTTGGCATTGTACTTTTCTGCAAGTGAcagttctatctcacacaggctcggccctctactggactctaaGGGTAATACTCCTCTCCAATCACAAGCATGTAATCGCTCACTGAAATTTATATGTACatagctggccaatcaggatGCGCCTACTGATTATGTGTGTCCGCACCCTATATAAGTAGCGTCTTGCTGCCGCTTACCATCCTCTTTTCTGCTGGTAACTTCTCGTTCCTGCCTGCCATGCCCCTGTCTCATGGCCACTGCTGCCGTGCATCACTTCTGCTTCAACTGCCTCGGACGTTTCACTTCGTTGTGATGAGAGTGAGCAGGAGCTTGAGATAGATCACTGTGGTGAAGATGAAATCATTGCTCCATCTGGCCCTCCACTGCCGCTACCGCCACCACCGCCTGAGACACTCCGGGCAGCTTCTCATCTGTCTTGGCAACTTTGCTGACTTTCGGACATCCTCCGCTGACATCTGTTCACCAGGATTTCCCGAAAGTCATGGCCATGGTGGCATACCGGTTGGGCTTCCTTTGCCCATGCCCAAGCCGGTTAGCAGGCTCCATGAAGGATTTTATGGCCTGGCTCATCCTGCTCAACCTGCCTTCGTTTTTCCTCCTCTACCAGACATTTGGCAGTGCATCGAAGCGTCTTGGAAGGAGCTGCTGAAAACGAAGTCACCAGTGGTGAGACTGGTATCCTTCCTGAGAATGCAGGGCCACACGGAGACAGGCTGTCCCGCTGTGCCCCCTTGGAAGAGGTCCTTGAAGCCATCCTGATTCCCCGCTTGACTGGGTGGACACCAGCTGGAATATTTTTCGAAATATTCCAGCTGGCTGCGCAGCTGGCCATGGCAGCGAACAGTCTTGGTGTGTTGGGCATCACAGCAGCAAATACACCGCTGTTACACCGCATGAATTGAATTTCTGGGTCACACCATCGGTCGGATTAACAACCTCGTTTTTATGTGTGGTGACTGTTGCAGGACGAGCTCACGTCACGTGTGGTTGGGACTCACTACCCTACagaggaaggacagagaggacCTCCTAGGAGCTCCCATGTCGCTGGACGATCCCATCGGATCCTCACCCAACCAGTGCAGCGCACCTCCCTGGGAAATGGTGACGTGGTTATATCCATACACAGAAATAATGCCACGCACCCACACACTGACAGGAGTGAGGAAATTTCATGTCTGCTTAGTGTCGGCTCTGTCTCCCGCTGTTCACACCGCCCTGCTTGGGACCGGCGTATACAGCACTCCACTTGGGGTTACGTTAGCGTGGCTGATGGTGTTACTTCATCAAGGAGATAAATCTATCCTCCCAAGAGGAAATAGATTTTCTCTCCAAAGAGATCCAGGACCTGTTATCGAAACAGGCTGTCTTAGTCTTTCCCGCTCACGACAGACAGAAAGGGTTTTACTCCACGTACTTCCTGGTTCCCAAGAAGATAGGATGTTTCAGACCCATTTTGGATCTCTGGATTCTGAACCAATGTATCGCCAGATAGACATTCCGCATGCTGACCATCAGGATATTGCTGGCACTGATTTACCCAGGCAACTGGTTCACCACCATCAGCCTGAAAGATGCGTATTTCACGTTGAGGTGGTGCCAAAACAGAGGAAGTTCCTGTGTTTCGCCTTCCTGGGGACAGCCTACAAGTACAACAAGCTACAGTTCAGCTACTCCCTGGATCCCTGCATGTTCAGCAAGTGTGTGGACATGGCTCTGCAACCGCTGAGCAACCGTGGCATGAGGGTCTTCTTCTACTTAGACAACCTCATTGTCATGGCCAGGTCCAGATATTGGACCATTTTCCACACTGCCAGACTGGTGCTGCACCTAACTCAGGTAGGCTTTGCCATCAACTGGAGAGTCCCCAGCCTACAGGCAGAATATCTGGGGGTTGTGCTTGATTCGGCCAGGCTACACGCTGTTCTGTCAGAAGCCAGAAGGCAGTCCTCAGACTGCGGTGGGGAGTGGTAGTGAAAACTTTGACTGTCATGCAGGCATTGGGGCTCATGGAAGTGAGCCATCCAGCTATTCCACTGGGGCTCCTGCACATGCACTGCCTGCAACAGTGGTTTGCCAGCTCCACAGAGGCACAAGCATCGCTTGGTGAAGTGAGGGAGTGGCTGGTAAAGCCCTATCCAAGAAGCGCCTAGCTAGTTGGTTTTGTGAGTGCATCTCCCGAGCCTACAGGCAGGCAAGTAAGGATCCCCCACTGTGTTCCAAGCGCATTCCACACATGGTGTGGCAGTGCTTACGGCCTTGTTCGGTGGGGTAAGTGTCAAAGACATATGCACGGCGGCATCCTGGTCTACGCCTTGTCCATTCATAAGGTTCTATCTCTTGGACATGATGGGCTCCTTTTCAAGGTCCATGTTCGCAGGTGCAActcaggacttgtgaaaagggtggtgtgtgtgtcagctgtgttTACCTGACCCCCCCGGGCAAATATATGCCGGCATTCTCCCGTGATCCAAGAGGACTCTAGGAATGGGGTGTACAAGGTCCTCAGTATATGACCTATGACCCCTGTGAGGTTAGGTCATTTTTTTCACCCAGCTCCGGTCCATGTTAACTGGACTGGGTTGGGCCCCCTACTGCTCCGCTAAGTGGCTGGGATTATAAAGGGGCCACAGCAACTAAACCTGTGGTTGGCTGggctcagtgaggcagtctgatgaTGTGGCGTGGCAGGGTGTACATTCTTCAGGCTCCGCCTACTGcacccatagagtccagtagagggcagagcCCGTGTGAGATAGAACgaaggttacaatattgtaaccctagttctatatCCACAGGCGAAGCCCTCTACTGATGGACCTGGCCGCTCCCACGCTGTTCAGTGAAGTGGTTTTGGATGGTGAGTGGCAGCGAAGCGCCGCTTATATAGGGTGTGGGATGCATGTAATCAGTAGATGCAttctgattggccggctacatacatgcaaatttgTGTGATTGGAGaggagtattacccatagaaTCCAGTGGAGGACtctgcctgtgcttatagaactagaGTTACAATATCGTAACCTTTGATATGTTGAATCTCCATGTTtcaatatgtttaatatgtAGCAAATCAACATTTCAACCATATGTaacatatcaacatttctagggttagggttagggttagtgacGTAGTTCAGATGACATGTATATGGGCTGACTTTCCTATTATTGGCTAGAAAGTTCGATtgaagaaagttggaaaagcaTCAAAGCAACAGAGAGCACTGTTCAAGACCATCTCACAATTAATGTCCGCTTCCAGTGTCAGTGAGATGTTGggacatttgcagctgtttttattttttaatattttttattttaactcaaaccataatctttccctaaccctaacgtatccgtggtttgcagaaacgtacaatgccaatgctttattctggcgactgggttgaAAAGACACAGGGGACTCCACCTGGATCCTCACAAGGAGGGTTGGTAGCAGTTTCGTCATTCATGTCGACCTAAACTGGAGGTTCTCTCTCCGAGGTATAGGGACTAACATGGTGGCTGGGACAACCATCATTTTAGTATGGGGTGGGTTATGTCATCTATGGACAGTATTTACTGCTATTTGTATTGAATGGACTCTGGTCTGGACTAAATTTTAATTGGAGCCTTCTCAAAGTTGTGTGGTTTGACATTCATAGGGGCTTTTTCTTTGGTAGACAGTAGTAATTCTGTGACATTTAGTGTTTTCTTTAACACGGTATTATTATGTCCATCCTGGCAATGTCTGGTCAATAACTAGACAAATAATGACAGGGAGCAAAACTAGTgagtaggggggggggggggggggcagatgGAAGTGTGTGAAGGGGAAAAGTGGGAGGGTAAAAGGAAGGACgatggaaatgaaaaacatgagaGTTAAATAACTGATGTCATGAAGAAGTGAGTCAGAGGGCTGCTAGACCTCATCAGCTCTCTGTTCAGATCTGTAGTCACTTCCTCTGACGATGGTAgagacactgaaacaagcagagCTCTGCACCCTTCCCCTCAACACCTCCTGTATGTCAACGCCTGTTTCTACCAAAGCCACGCTCATCAAAACGCTGCTGTACTGCATCGCTCTGTTCACTGTGATACTCAACCTGTTGGTTGTAATCTCCATCTCTCATTTCAGGcacagatgctttttttttaaatcgttACAGCTGGTAGAGTGTAAGAACAGGTAGAGGTGTTTAACTGGTGGTTTAACTGTTTGTTAAAAGAATTGAGCATCAAttttcataaaatgaaatttatgcttttttaaattctatGCTATAAGACCAACTTTGGCTACTTGTCCACCCTGCATACAAGctttttgaatgtgtttctaAAAAGCTAAAACAGGCTAAAGATCGTAATACATTAActtgtaaatgaaaatgtcattctTAATGGGCTTCTCTGTATAAAGGTGTCAGAATGGCAGTAGTCATGATAATCTCCATTTCTGCTAAACAGAAAGTGTGAAGATTTATTTTGCATGTTGAGTTTGGTTTTCATATTGTGTCtatgaaagtaaaatattctgttttctcaCAATATTTGCTTCGATCTAACCTCATTTTCATTGTGTCATGGATTGAATATGATGAACATGAGGATACTATCACTAATCAGCATAATCATAATCTCTCACTCCAGGCAGCTTCACACCTCCACCAatgtcttcctcctctccctggcTGTGTCTGACTTGCTTGTGGGCCTTGCAGTGATGCCAGCTGCAATTGCCCTGCACTCCTGCTGGTTTCTGGATGAAATCACATGTGCTCTCTCATTCTTGTTGAGCTTTATCCTCACATCCTCCTCTGTTGGAAGCATGGTGCTCATATCAGCTGACCGTTACGTGGCCATTTGTGCCCCTCTGCACTATTCTTCCATGATAACGCCAAGAAGAGCTAaaatctgtgtgtctttgtgttggaTCTGTTCTGTTATCTACAACTTCATAATACTAAAAGATCACTTGTTACAAATAGATATGTTAAATCCCTGCCCCCAAGAATGTACACTTATCATAAGCTACATATCAGGGGCAGTAGACTTTATTCTGACCTTTTTCAGCCCTGTTACTGTTATCATAGTTCTCTATATGAGAGTGTTTGTGGTGTCTGTGTCACAGGCACGTGTCATGCGGTCTCAAATTGTAGCTGTCAAATCAAGAACTCTGACTGTAGTTGCAAAGAAATCTGAGATGAGGGCTGCTAGAACTCTTGGCATTGTCCTACTTGTGTTTATACTTTGTTTATGTCCATACTACTGTCCTTCTCTAGCAGGACAGGACACCACATTTGATGGTTCATTCGCTCAACTTTGGCTATTTTATTGTAACTCCAGTTTAAATCCTCTGATCTATGCCTTTTTCTACCCCTGGTTTAGAAAAGCCATTAAACTCATTTTCACCTTTCAAATACTGCAGCCAGGTTCCTGTGAGGCCAAGATAATGTAGAAAATAGCCATATAgcctactgtatataaactgatTTATTGTATTAGGATGAATTCAGTATAATTCAAGGTGGAgtacatgtgttttgttttgtcaattgTACACATCATTACTGTACTTTAAAAATAGAACAATATCTGCTGTATGTATAGCCTAaatattcaaagaaaaaaatatattatttggcTAAAGTCTTCTAAATGGCCAAATATAATGAATGTCATGATTTGCGTAACTGACACCTGTTATCAATTCACTATAAGTTGCGCATGTGTTATACAGGTGCCTGTAATTCTTTGAAGTATGGCAaacaaaaatgactaaaagaATGTGACACTGCTGTCTTAAATTTGcaattaaattatgttttttccaATTTGCTAAATGTGATGATGTGTTGTGTCCAGACTGTTGAGGATCCCTGACAAATAGCATGATTATgtagaaaagaataaaagtgaTAAGTATCTAATCTGGGTGACATCTTTTTCACAGACTCGtacaaacaaactaaacttcACATAACGCTAAAATACATTGTTGTGAAATTGGTTTTGTGATATAAAAGGtcaaattgatatttttgtgtcaggaaaactagata
Encoded proteins:
- the LOC121900572 gene encoding trace amine-associated receptor 13c-like, with the protein product MVETLKQAELCTLPLNTSCMSTPVSTKATLIKTLLYCIALFTVILNLLVVISISHFRQLHTSTNVFLLSLAVSDLLVGLAVMPAAIALHSCWFLDEITCALSFLLSFILTSSSVGSMVLISADRYVAICAPLHYSSMITPRRAKICVSLCWICSVIYNFIILKDHLLQIDMLNPCPQECTLIISYISGAVDFILTFFSPVTVIIVLYMRVFVVSVSQARVMRSQIVAVKSRTLTVVAKKSEMRAARTLGIVLLVFILCLCPYYCPSLAGQDTTFDGSFAQLWLFYCNSSLNPLIYAFFYPWFRKAIKLIFTFQILQPGSCEAKIM